The Oxobacter pfennigii genome has a segment encoding these proteins:
- the megL gene encoding methionine gamma-lyase: protein MNKEQLKNMGFATKAIHGGKKKDQYGALSTPIHQTSTFIFDSAAQGARRFALEEDGYIYTRVGNPTNAVLEEKIAILEGAESAVATASGMGAISSAFWTILKTGDHVVAAKTLYGCTFAYLNHGLTRYGVEVTFVDITDPENVRKAMKSNTKIVYLETPDNPTLQITDIEAVSKIAHEKEGCMVLVDNTFCTPYTQRPLELGADVVVHSGTKFLNGHGDVISGFVVGSAEYIKLVRLFGIKDMTGSCLSPFDAYLMIRGLKTLDIRMEKHCKNAMEVAKFLESHPAVERVYYPGLESFPQYELAKKQMSLPGAVIAFEVRGGVEEGKKIMNSVKLCTLAVSLGDAETLIQHPASMTHSPYTKEERLASGITDGLIRLAVGLENAEDIIADLKQALDLITFSV from the coding sequence ATGAATAAGGAGCAACTAAAAAACATGGGTTTTGCAACAAAGGCCATACATGGCGGAAAAAAGAAAGATCAATATGGGGCGCTTTCAACGCCTATTCATCAGACATCAACTTTTATATTTGATTCTGCTGCTCAGGGAGCCAGAAGATTTGCCCTTGAAGAGGATGGATATATATACACAAGGGTGGGAAATCCCACAAATGCCGTACTTGAAGAAAAGATAGCTATACTCGAGGGCGCAGAATCGGCAGTAGCAACCGCATCGGGGATGGGTGCAATATCGTCGGCATTCTGGACGATTTTGAAGACGGGAGATCATGTGGTGGCTGCAAAGACGCTTTATGGCTGTACATTTGCATATTTGAACCATGGATTGACCAGATACGGTGTAGAAGTGACATTCGTAGACATTACGGACCCTGAAAATGTACGAAAGGCCATGAAGAGCAACACAAAAATAGTATACTTAGAGACACCGGACAATCCCACTCTTCAAATTACCGATATAGAAGCAGTATCGAAAATTGCCCATGAAAAAGAAGGCTGCATGGTTTTAGTAGACAATACTTTCTGCACTCCATATACCCAAAGGCCGCTGGAGCTCGGTGCCGATGTGGTGGTACATTCAGGCACCAAATTTTTAAACGGACATGGTGACGTTATATCCGGATTTGTAGTGGGCTCGGCGGAATATATAAAACTGGTAAGGCTCTTTGGAATAAAGGACATGACAGGTTCCTGCCTTAGCCCCTTTGACGCGTATTTGATGATAAGAGGCCTTAAAACACTGGATATAAGGATGGAAAAACACTGTAAAAATGCCATGGAAGTCGCCAAATTCCTGGAATCCCATCCGGCAGTCGAGAGAGTATATTATCCCGGCCTTGAAAGCTTCCCGCAATATGAATTGGCAAAAAAACAAATGAGCTTGCCGGGAGCCGTTATTGCATTTGAAGTAAGAGGCGGGGTAGAAGAAGGTAAAAAGATAATGAACAGCGTTAAATTATGCACGCTGGCAGTCAGCCTTGGAGATGCGGAAACCCTCATCCAGCATCCGGCATCAATGACCCATTCGCCTTATACAAAGGAAGAGAGGCTGGCAAGCGGAATAACCGACGGCCTAATAAGGCTTGCTGTAGGCCTCGAAAATGCCGAAGATATTATCGCAGACCTAAAGCAAGCGCTGGATTTAATTACATTTTCTGTCTAA
- a CDS encoding S41 family peptidase, with the protein MIEQMKADIAAFKKQLKDKGMKGLVIDLDETLSWTIYYMAGELAKLYGNPQNLSVEELCERMIAHDVPFWNIEEIRKWGLQALESEAMAEAYPIIEGADKAVEKINHVIPVVGYLTLRQTSIRNATKRWLKKHAFPDEPVITRPNNLKLEEGMKWKADTLAYLYPQVIGLIDDTLDIFNYLPSSYKGTIFLYGQTDYPKSELNIIPCKTWDDVYKKVVGHKASLQRAAGNPT; encoded by the coding sequence ATGATTGAACAAATGAAAGCTGACATCGCTGCTTTCAAGAAACAACTGAAGGACAAAGGAATGAAAGGATTGGTAATAGACCTTGATGAGACACTTTCATGGACAATCTATTATATGGCCGGCGAACTTGCAAAACTCTATGGAAATCCCCAGAATCTATCAGTAGAAGAATTATGTGAAAGAATGATTGCTCATGATGTTCCTTTTTGGAATATTGAAGAAATTCGAAAGTGGGGGCTACAAGCCCTGGAATCGGAAGCAATGGCGGAAGCATATCCGATTATTGAAGGCGCCGATAAAGCGGTTGAGAAAATAAATCATGTTATCCCTGTTGTAGGTTACCTTACTTTAAGGCAGACGTCAATCAGAAATGCTACAAAGAGATGGCTGAAGAAACATGCTTTTCCTGATGAACCGGTGATAACAAGGCCTAACAATTTAAAGCTTGAAGAAGGAATGAAATGGAAGGCAGATACATTAGCTTATCTCTATCCCCAAGTAATCGGTTTGATTGATGATACCCTTGATATTTTCAACTATTTACCAAGCAGTTATAAGGGAACCATTTTTCTGTATGGTCAGACAGATTACCCCAAAAGCGAGTTGAACATTATTCCCTGTAAAACTTGGGATGACGTTTACAAGAAAGTGGTAGGACACAAGGCCTCGCTTCAGCGAGCAGCAGGAAACCCTACTTAG
- a CDS encoding MerR family transcriptional regulator: protein MGYKIGDVSKLLNMPVETIRYYETKNIIRPYRLENSKYRVYETWDIFYLMQCMKYKSFNLSLEEIAQVINNGSLQYILDKINEKDLEIREKISHDTLLAEKLEELIKKLETITLNQGNYWIQKLPERYYLYCVESDGDSYNDFDLSNPLFSQWLQYYPFVTACKHTSIHDFYNYLNREKWSLTIEKKYAEIFKLAINEYVKILPEQVYITTIVNAGEKGELSVQLLEPAISYTESKGYKISGDILGELLVRTHESGKYHRFFELMIPIQK from the coding sequence ACAAAAAATATCATACGCCCATATCGCCTGGAAAATAGTAAATATCGAGTTTATGAAACATGGGATATATTTTATCTGATGCAATGCATGAAGTATAAGAGTTTCAACCTGTCATTAGAAGAAATTGCCCAGGTAATTAATAATGGTTCCTTGCAGTATATCCTTGATAAGATAAACGAAAAGGATCTTGAGATTCGTGAAAAGATTAGCCATGATACACTTTTAGCTGAAAAATTAGAAGAGTTAATAAAAAAACTTGAGACAATCACGCTTAATCAAGGCAATTATTGGATACAAAAATTGCCGGAGAGATACTATCTTTATTGCGTGGAAAGCGATGGCGATAGTTATAATGACTTTGATTTGTCCAACCCCCTATTCTCGCAATGGCTTCAATACTATCCATTTGTTACTGCTTGTAAACATACCTCAATCCATGACTTTTATAATTATTTGAATCGTGAGAAATGGTCACTCACAATAGAAAAAAAATATGCAGAAATATTTAAATTAGCAATAAATGAATATGTAAAAATTCTACCGGAACAGGTATATATTACTACGATTGTTAATGCCGGAGAAAAGGGTGAATTATCTGTGCAGCTATTGGAGCCGGCCATATCATATACGGAGAGTAAAGGTTACAAAATCTCCGGCGACATTCTTGGGGAATTGTTGGTACGTACCCATGAAAGCGGAAAATATCACCGTTTTTTCGAACTGATGATACCTATTCAGAAGTAA
- a CDS encoding TetR/AcrR family transcriptional regulator, with protein sequence MPKSTFYNLSDEKKGRIFDAALQEFSIRTFSQASLNQIIKNAGIPKGSFYQYFDNKEDLYLYMIEEVSKEKTEILSHIKGMDPDADVFEVIKLRTREFLERGEVKPGYVEAAMLMEIDNSEFIKKIRKTSTDRYVKMLESDKERGLIKPEVDSELVINMISTFNLNEYFRNGSDKERYLKNLDDAIKIIKEGIAVSKD encoded by the coding sequence ATGCCCAAAAGTACTTTTTATAATTTGAGTGATGAAAAAAAAGGCCGAATATTCGACGCTGCCTTGCAGGAGTTCTCAATCCGGACTTTCAGCCAAGCATCCCTTAATCAGATCATCAAGAATGCAGGTATACCTAAGGGTAGTTTCTATCAATATTTTGATAATAAAGAAGACCTCTATCTCTATATGATAGAAGAAGTTTCAAAAGAGAAGACAGAAATACTCAGCCATATAAAAGGAATGGATCCGGATGCAGACGTTTTTGAAGTTATTAAGCTTAGAACCAGAGAATTCCTTGAACGAGGAGAAGTAAAACCGGGATATGTCGAGGCAGCGATGCTGATGGAGATAGATAACAGTGAATTTATTAAGAAAATCCGTAAAACATCCACTGACAGATATGTAAAAATGCTTGAGAGTGATAAAGAGCGCGGCCTCATCAAACCTGAAGTTGATTCTGAACTTGTTATAAATATGATTTCCACATTCAATTTAAATGAGTATTTCAGGAACGGGTCAGATAAGGAAAGGTATTTAAAGAACCTAGATGATGCTATCAAAATTATCAAGGAAGGAATTGCAGTGTCTAAGGATTGA
- a CDS encoding cupin domain-containing protein — translation MEKNQFTMNIPNAESVNLESLVEYQSGQLVSLIIAQLPNINVILFAIAQGAQGEAGNAHSATGDALLQILDGTAEITIGEKTFSVKKGESVVMPANVPHALEAKEQFKMLLTYLY, via the coding sequence TTGGAGAAAAACCAGTTTACCATGAATATACCCAATGCGGAGAGCGTGAACCTGGAAAGTTTGGTGGAGTATCAAAGCGGACAGCTGGTTAGCCTAATCATTGCCCAATTACCCAACATCAACGTTATATTGTTTGCTATAGCCCAAGGGGCCCAGGGGGAAGCGGGTAACGCTCACAGCGCGACCGGAGACGCCCTGTTACAGATCTTGGACGGGACCGCAGAGATCACTATCGGTGAGAAAACCTTCTCTGTCAAAAAAGGGGAATCTGTGGTCATGCCAGCCAATGTACCGCATGCTTTGGAAGCAAAAGAACAGTTTAAGATGCTGCTGACCTACCTTTATTAA
- a CDS encoding sensor histidine kinase — MKKKYWGGILVLILLCPLSIWILAQINSNMPAVIAHQGVAYVDDSVMSQGLSMLGGQWEQFNGVQDPQELESFQPFYGKPLQYAGRLADTTLRISITIDTKEPLYLLFPLPDGMDLYLNGVEMYPEGITTQDMIPLPNGQTELILSYEEGNNYPRWDFHGPLIGTGAQLERLIRIWMAMDLFAIGFYLCLLIHVIVLYLQKRSEKYLLSISAMTICLLIHNFFSSRFSSLSYIFNLDISRPIISYLFLPLERLLYFETCCQLIPNILSRKAHKSIRFLLTGYIFFYVAAQIFVSFKFLGVVTEALSMMIFGAQGWLLFQGFGNKVRGAGTILTGYILYFSISIIFFQGIRYGILPFGSADIFAHPRQYSVMIYLLTISIVIHDLFALKFKEAEELTVTLKQFNNNLETMVDEKTQEIQTSNEKLTIAYQKLTDMDKKKVILLANVFHNLRSPISVLIGFLDMMEAALKKDADKAAEFIPRMRQKCEYLGRLSEELFLISRLEDDKVDFNKKSEDLSIVVGQTINSFRNAIDNMKINLTYTSKPAFCHIDVFRMQQVVENLLDNAVRYCNHGGDITISVSQPGQHVIFSIANTGKGINEEEQKHIFERYYMNRIANQNQGSTGLGLYLSNEIVLRHQGALTVKSVPNELTTFTVTLPAINSQAYLSEKHIIPPSSCMH; from the coding sequence ATGAAGAAAAAGTATTGGGGTGGCATTCTGGTATTAATACTGCTCTGCCCGTTATCCATCTGGATTTTAGCGCAAATAAACAGCAATATGCCTGCTGTAATCGCCCATCAAGGCGTGGCCTATGTAGACGATTCAGTTATGTCTCAAGGCCTATCCATGCTAGGCGGACAGTGGGAACAATTTAATGGAGTACAGGATCCACAGGAGTTGGAAAGCTTTCAGCCTTTCTATGGTAAGCCGCTGCAGTACGCCGGAAGGCTAGCAGATACAACATTAAGGATAAGTATTACTATAGATACTAAAGAGCCACTTTATCTTTTATTTCCCCTGCCAGATGGCATGGATTTATATCTGAATGGTGTGGAAATGTATCCGGAAGGTATAACAACTCAGGATATGATACCGCTCCCCAATGGGCAGACCGAGCTTATTTTAAGCTACGAAGAAGGCAATAATTATCCCAGGTGGGATTTTCATGGCCCGCTCATTGGCACAGGTGCGCAGCTGGAACGGTTAATCCGTATTTGGATGGCCATGGATCTTTTTGCTATCGGCTTTTATTTGTGCCTGCTGATACACGTTATTGTTCTTTATCTCCAAAAACGAAGCGAAAAATACTTGCTTTCCATATCGGCCATGACAATCTGTCTATTAATCCACAACTTTTTCTCCAGTCGATTTTCCTCACTTAGTTATATATTTAACTTAGATATAAGCCGTCCTATCATTAGTTATTTGTTCTTGCCTCTCGAGCGACTGTTATATTTTGAGACATGCTGTCAACTGATTCCGAACATTCTTTCTAGAAAAGCACATAAGTCCATACGCTTTTTGTTGACTGGATATATATTTTTTTACGTTGCAGCTCAGATTTTTGTTTCATTTAAATTCCTTGGCGTTGTCACAGAGGCTCTGTCTATGATGATTTTCGGGGCACAAGGATGGCTGCTGTTCCAGGGATTTGGGAATAAGGTACGGGGGGCAGGTACGATTTTAACAGGCTATATACTGTACTTCTCAATAAGCATTATCTTCTTTCAAGGTATACGATATGGCATATTACCATTCGGCTCTGCAGACATTTTTGCCCACCCTCGTCAATATAGCGTTATGATATACTTATTAACCATATCAATCGTTATTCATGATCTTTTTGCATTAAAATTTAAAGAAGCAGAAGAGCTAACCGTCACGCTTAAACAATTTAATAACAACCTGGAAACTATGGTAGACGAAAAAACCCAGGAAATCCAAACATCCAATGAGAAACTAACGATAGCTTATCAAAAGCTAACCGATATGGATAAGAAAAAAGTCATTCTACTGGCAAATGTGTTCCATAACCTCAGGAGTCCTATTTCTGTATTAATAGGATTTTTAGACATGATGGAAGCCGCTTTGAAAAAAGATGCGGATAAAGCAGCAGAATTTATACCACGGATGCGGCAAAAATGCGAATACCTCGGCCGCCTCTCCGAGGAATTATTCTTGATTTCCAGATTGGAAGATGATAAGGTCGATTTTAATAAAAAATCTGAAGATCTCTCCATCGTTGTAGGCCAAACCATTAATAGCTTCCGAAATGCAATCGACAATATGAAAATCAATTTGACTTATACAAGCAAACCAGCCTTCTGCCATATAGATGTTTTCCGAATGCAGCAAGTGGTGGAAAATCTATTGGATAACGCGGTGAGGTATTGTAATCATGGAGGAGATATAACAATTTCAGTATCTCAGCCGGGGCAGCATGTTATTTTTTCTATTGCCAACACAGGCAAAGGAATAAACGAAGAAGAACAGAAACACATTTTTGAGAGGTATTATATGAATCGAATCGCCAATCAAAATCAGGGTTCGACTGGCCTTGGTTTATATTTATCGAACGAAATAGTATTGCGTCATCAAGGTGCTCTAACTGTAAAAAGTGTCCCAAACGAGCTTACAACCTTCACTGTTACTTTACCGGCAATCAACAGCCAGGCTTATTTGTCCGAAAAGCATATCATACCTCCTTCGTCCTGCATGCATTAA
- the ppsA gene encoding phosphoenolpyruvate synthase, with translation MNPYVLRFREIDKTKLALVGGKGANLGELSVLNGIQVPEGFCVTTVAYKEIIGNNEELNSLLDRLSLLKVDNREGIGEISAKIRKVIEGIAIPKDIDNEIIRQLEQLGEKNAYAVRSSATAEDLPTASFAGQQDTYLNIIGKEAILRHISKCWASLFTDRAVTYRIQNGFDHRKVQLSVVIQRMVFPEASGIMFTADPITGSRRVTSIDASFGLGEALVSGLVNADNYKVRADRIFDRKISTKKLAIYALKEGGTEERKIEAEHQNMQTLTDEQILQLECMGRTIEAYFGRPQDIEWCLASGHSSDPEAGQLDEVCPLNFYVVQSRPITTLYPIPDVQDGKNHVYMSFNHQQMMTDAMKPLGLSYFQLGFGETSFTNIGGRLYFDLAHDLASPMGRKIILATLGKIDPLVLNPVKDLIKRKDFIESLARDGKGFSSLSKGYFSLGLLVQIIKMLRNNDASVVQTLMSRNEESNRDLQQKIAKLSGDELFDFIIEEQKQLKKAMYDPQSMGVVYAGTLASSWINKNMEKWLGEKNAADSLSKSVVNNVTSEMGLELLDVADVVRKYPSVMEYFKNANDETFFEDLAKLEGGNAVGKSIRVYLGKYGMRCPGEIDITRPRFSEQPTALVPMILSNIKNFEPGAHNARTEQGRLEAKQKERDILKRLEQLPGGKQKAKKAREKISVLRNFAGYREYPKYIMVGYYWIIKQALLKEAVKLVQKGVIREKEDIYYLSFEELREAVRTNRLDYSIIRSRKEEYETYAKLTPPRIMTSEGEVMSGEYDTGNIPKGALAGVPASSGTYEGRARIVLRIEDAALEEGDILVTTFTDPSWTPVFVSIKGLVTEVGGMMTHGSVVAREYGLPAVVGVENATKLIKDGQRIRLNGSEGYVEIL, from the coding sequence ATGAATCCATATGTACTCAGGTTTAGGGAAATCGATAAAACCAAGCTTGCGCTGGTCGGGGGCAAAGGCGCCAACCTGGGGGAATTATCCGTACTAAATGGAATACAAGTACCAGAGGGCTTTTGCGTTACTACGGTCGCGTATAAAGAAATTATTGGGAATAACGAGGAGCTTAATTCACTGCTGGATCGGTTGTCTCTTCTAAAAGTAGACAATAGGGAAGGTATTGGTGAAATCAGCGCAAAAATCCGGAAGGTCATCGAAGGAATCGCTATTCCGAAAGACATCGATAATGAGATTATCCGTCAGCTTGAACAGCTTGGTGAAAAAAATGCCTATGCGGTACGTTCCAGCGCTACAGCGGAGGACCTTCCGACAGCCTCCTTTGCAGGACAGCAGGATACATATCTGAACATCATCGGAAAGGAAGCTATCTTGAGACACATCAGCAAGTGCTGGGCATCGCTGTTTACCGACCGTGCTGTGACCTACCGCATTCAGAATGGCTTCGATCACCGTAAGGTTCAGCTGTCTGTGGTCATCCAGCGGATGGTATTCCCGGAGGCTTCGGGGATCATGTTCACTGCCGACCCCATCACGGGAAGCAGGAGGGTTACATCCATCGATGCAAGCTTTGGGCTGGGTGAAGCTCTGGTCTCCGGCCTGGTAAACGCAGATAACTATAAGGTACGTGCTGACAGAATCTTTGATAGGAAGATATCCACTAAGAAGCTGGCTATCTATGCCTTAAAAGAAGGAGGAACAGAGGAGAGGAAGATCGAAGCCGAACATCAGAATATGCAGACGCTGACAGACGAACAGATATTACAGCTTGAGTGCATGGGCAGGACGATTGAGGCCTATTTCGGTCGTCCCCAGGATATCGAATGGTGTCTTGCCAGTGGACATTCCTCTGACCCGGAAGCCGGCCAGTTAGATGAGGTGTGTCCCCTTAACTTTTATGTCGTCCAGAGTCGTCCCATCACCACCCTATACCCCATACCGGACGTGCAGGATGGGAAAAACCATGTGTATATGTCTTTCAATCATCAGCAAATGATGACTGACGCCATGAAACCATTGGGGTTATCTTATTTTCAGCTAGGGTTTGGAGAAACTTCATTTACTAATATCGGCGGAAGATTGTACTTCGATTTGGCACACGATTTGGCTTCCCCCATGGGACGAAAAATAATACTCGCTACATTGGGTAAAATCGATCCTCTAGTGCTTAACCCGGTCAAGGATTTGATAAAACGGAAAGACTTTATAGAATCATTGGCACGCGATGGCAAAGGATTCTCCAGTTTGAGTAAAGGGTATTTTTCATTAGGGCTGCTCGTTCAGATTATAAAGATGCTCCGTAACAACGACGCGTCCGTCGTTCAGACTCTGATGTCCCGGAACGAGGAGTCTAACAGAGATCTGCAGCAAAAGATAGCAAAATTGTCCGGCGACGAACTGTTTGACTTTATTATAGAAGAGCAAAAGCAATTGAAAAAAGCAATGTATGATCCGCAAAGCATGGGAGTGGTTTACGCCGGAACATTAGCGTCTAGCTGGATCAATAAGAACATGGAAAAGTGGCTGGGCGAAAAAAACGCTGCAGATTCGCTTTCCAAATCGGTAGTCAACAACGTCACCTCCGAAATGGGGCTGGAACTGTTGGATGTGGCGGATGTCGTCCGGAAATATCCGTCGGTGATGGAGTATTTTAAGAATGCCAATGACGAAACTTTTTTTGAGGACCTGGCCAAGTTGGAAGGCGGCAATGCCGTCGGAAAATCCATACGGGTGTATCTTGGAAAATACGGCATGCGCTGCCCCGGTGAGATCGATATCACCAGGCCCCGATTCAGCGAACAGCCGACCGCCCTCGTTCCCATGATTCTCAGCAACATCAAAAACTTTGAGCCTGGTGCTCATAACGCTAGAACCGAACAGGGCCGGCTGGAAGCAAAACAGAAGGAACGGGATATCTTAAAGCGTTTAGAACAGTTGCCCGGCGGAAAACAAAAAGCCAAAAAGGCCAGAGAGAAGATCAGCGTTTTGCGCAATTTTGCCGGCTATCGAGAATACCCGAAATATATCATGGTCGGATATTACTGGATTATCAAGCAGGCCCTGCTGAAGGAGGCCGTTAAACTCGTGCAAAAGGGAGTTATCCGGGAGAAGGAGGATATCTATTATCTGTCTTTTGAGGAACTCCGGGAAGCCGTTCGTACAAACCGGCTGGATTACAGCATCATAAGGTCGCGAAAAGAGGAATACGAAACCTATGCGAAATTGACACCTCCTCGTATCATGACCTCTGAAGGCGAGGTTATGTCCGGCGAATACGACACCGGCAACATCCCAAAAGGCGCTTTGGCGGGTGTACCTGCTTCATCGGGAACCTATGAAGGCCGGGCACGGATCGTTTTGAGAATAGAGGATGCCGCCTTAGAGGAAGGCGATATCTTGGTCACAACATTTACCGACCCCAGTTGGACACCGGTTTTTGTATCCATTAAGGGCTTAGTGACGGAAGTGGGCGGAATGATGACCCACGGTTCCGTAGTTGCCAGAGAATACGGCCTGCCTGCGGTCGTGGGCGTGGAAAACGCTACCAAGCTGATTAAAGACGGCCAAAGAATTCGTTTAAATGGTTCTGAAGGGTATGTAGAAATACTATAG
- a CDS encoding sigma 54-interacting transcriptional regulator, translating into MEDYVRVEVIAKDRVGITAEILSTIYKFNINLISVEVFPKRACIKMESIEEEKKESLKTKLYEIEDIERINDMELLPHEQSERRLHAIMDSVDEGIIAVDKNFSIEIFNSYCENVFHYKKDEVIGTDIRKLTGENAPVAGLIKNGREYDNIEYRVKNERGESHYLTTGRAVKDDKNRILGAVASIKDIGKAIELVAAVSSVEETAFKDIIGNSDLIDRVKKVVNAVAKSDSTVLFRGESGTGKELFAKALQNLSNRKNNRFITINCAALPENLLESELFGYEKGSFTGASSNGREGLFKEANNGTLFLDEIGELSLALQAKLLRVLQEGVIRKIGSNKEEKVDVRIIAATNRNLEKMIKDQAFREDLYYRLNVIPIYIPPLRERVEDIPLLVRFFIDRLNKRTNKKIKGADLDFTNKLMEYDWPGNVRELQNVIERSMNLCQGNTLNTGCLILNFEDMHKEILNDIKPENSLKLSEIVEKSEKEAIIRALNETTSIRKAAKLLGVSHTTIVNKIKKYDINWKE; encoded by the coding sequence ATGGAAGATTATGTTAGGGTAGAAGTCATCGCCAAGGATAGAGTGGGGATAACTGCAGAGATATTGAGCACCATTTACAAGTTCAATATAAACCTTATTTCCGTGGAAGTGTTCCCCAAAAGGGCATGTATTAAAATGGAGTCTATAGAAGAAGAAAAAAAAGAATCATTAAAAACAAAGCTCTATGAGATTGAGGATATAGAAAGAATTAATGATATGGAGCTTTTGCCTCATGAACAAAGCGAAAGAAGGCTTCATGCAATAATGGATTCTGTTGATGAGGGCATAATTGCAGTCGATAAAAATTTTAGTATAGAAATATTCAACAGCTATTGCGAAAATGTATTCCACTATAAAAAGGATGAGGTGATAGGAACCGATATAAGGAAGCTCACAGGTGAAAATGCCCCTGTGGCAGGCCTTATAAAAAATGGCAGAGAATATGACAATATTGAATACAGAGTTAAAAACGAAAGAGGAGAAAGCCATTACCTGACCACAGGAAGAGCGGTGAAAGATGATAAGAACAGGATTTTAGGTGCAGTTGCATCTATAAAGGACATCGGCAAAGCCATAGAGCTTGTAGCGGCAGTTTCCTCCGTTGAGGAAACTGCATTTAAGGATATTATCGGAAACAGTGATTTGATTGACAGAGTAAAAAAGGTTGTAAATGCCGTTGCTAAAAGTGATTCTACAGTGCTCTTCCGCGGAGAAAGCGGCACCGGCAAAGAATTGTTTGCGAAAGCTTTGCAAAATCTCAGCAATAGAAAAAACAACAGATTTATCACTATAAACTGCGCAGCACTCCCTGAAAATCTTCTGGAAAGCGAGCTCTTCGGATATGAAAAAGGAAGCTTTACGGGGGCTTCGAGCAATGGCAGGGAAGGATTATTTAAGGAAGCAAACAATGGTACTTTGTTTCTGGATGAAATAGGCGAGCTTTCACTGGCACTGCAAGCCAAACTCTTGAGGGTCCTCCAGGAAGGCGTCATAAGGAAAATAGGTAGCAACAAAGAAGAAAAAGTGGATGTAAGGATTATTGCCGCAACAAACAGAAATCTGGAGAAGATGATAAAGGACCAGGCATTCCGTGAGGATTTATATTACAGGTTAAACGTAATACCCATTTATATCCCCCCCCTCAGGGAAAGAGTTGAAGATATTCCTCTTCTTGTAAGATTTTTCATAGATAGGCTGAATAAAAGGACCAACAAAAAAATAAAGGGAGCTGACCTTGACTTTACAAACAAGCTCATGGAATATGATTGGCCGGGGAACGTCAGGGAGCTTCAAAATGTAATTGAGAGGTCCATGAATCTATGCCAGGGAAATACTTTGAATACCGGCTGCCTGATTTTAAATTTTGAAGACATGCATAAGGAAATATTAAATGATATAAAACCTGAAAACAGCTTGAAGCTTTCTGAGATAGTTGAAAAGAGTGAAAAGGAAGCCATAATAAGAGCGCTGAATGAGACCACAAGTATCAGAAAGGCGGCAAAGCTTCTGGGGGTTTCTCATACCACAATAGTAAATAAGATTAAAAAGTACGATATAAACTGGAAAGAATAA
- a CDS encoding response regulator transcription factor — MINILLIEDDLDLQEIIKFYLEQENKYKVTVAHSAEDALQLVDTEIFNIILCDIMLPGMDGINLCAQLRRAIYCPIIFISCLADEDNIIHALKMGGDDYIVKPFSYKLLIAHIEANLRRTDQSRPRGERLLCVEDFILDTHEHTIDANGQRHYLSPTEYEILYYMMNNPNTILDMEEIYQYIWHRPSYGDTRTITVHISNLRKKLELDSSKPRYIKTVRNLGYIFCPDPE; from the coding sequence ATGATTAATATTCTTTTAATTGAAGATGATTTAGATTTGCAAGAAATTATCAAATTTTACTTAGAACAAGAAAATAAATATAAAGTCACTGTCGCCCACTCAGCCGAAGATGCACTTCAGCTTGTGGATACGGAAATCTTCAATATTATTCTTTGCGATATCATGCTCCCAGGTATGGATGGGATCAATCTTTGTGCTCAATTGCGAAGAGCTATCTATTGTCCTATCATTTTTATTAGCTGCCTTGCGGACGAAGATAATATCATACATGCACTTAAAATGGGTGGCGATGACTATATTGTTAAGCCTTTTAGCTATAAGTTGTTAATCGCCCATATAGAGGCTAATCTGCGCCGGACTGACCAGAGCAGGCCGCGGGGGGAACGATTGCTCTGCGTTGAAGATTTTATATTGGATACACACGAACATACAATTGATGCCAATGGACAGCGCCATTACCTGTCACCTACGGAGTATGAAATACTATACTACATGATGAATAATCCAAATACAATTTTGGACATGGAGGAAATCTATCAATATATCTGGCATAGACCAAGCTATGGCGATACTCGCACGATTACCGTGCATATAAGCAATTTGCGAAAGAAGTTAGAACTAGATAGCAGTAAGCCCCGATATATTAAAACAGTGAGAAACTTAGGTTATATTTTTTGTCCAGATCCAGAGTGA